A window of Chelmon rostratus isolate fCheRos1 chromosome 18, fCheRos1.pri, whole genome shotgun sequence genomic DNA:
AAAAAACCTTTGACATTATTGTGACTTTAGTACATAAACACTATTAGTGTATAATTATTCCACTGGCACACTCCAGACTCTATAGATTTGAAATTACAAGTCTATGAGTGAGTGCTCTAACCGCGTGAAGATGTCTTGTCACTTAAACGTATTTAGTAAAGAATGACTAATCTGCTCTCACACAACCGTCCACATCAGGTTTCCAGAGGCACTCAGTGGGTCAGTTTGCAGTGGATAGTGTCTGTATATTAACCCCCAGTGTcttagtgtgtgtttgagttaaATGAAGTGTTTACAAGCCATTGAACTGGACAGTAGAAGGTGATGGAACGCTCTGCAGActgacattttgtcattgtATCTGTTCATTCTTCATGCTCAAGGCTTTCTACCACAGTCAAcactagagctgcaacaactGACTGATTGAAAGAAAGTTATTCTGATTGCAGCTTCTCTAATGTGAGGACTTGctacttttctcctttttatatcatttccactattttctgtcttgcagaaacaatgaatcaagaaaataatcagcacagAAATTAGGAATGAAATGAATCATTGAGTCATTGCAGTCCTGGTGAACACCATGTAAACCATGTCCCGATCCTGAATTATGACTACCTGTAATCTCGTCTGCCAGAATGCCAAAACCCTGCCAATCTTTCCAACCTGTAAAGGACAACGTTGACATAAAACATGACTTCTGTCAGAAGATGTTGCATGAAGAAAGCAGTATTACTGTCTGTCTACTCATACGTGTTGATTAGTTTTCTATCTGTGGATAACTGTGGATATGAATAATGGAATCTGTATGATGATgccagaaaacatttttgaattaaaaaaaaaaaagatcattcTACTGCCTGTGGTTTCTTTAGTTCCTGTTTAATATAAACAATACATTCAATTTACAGCAAAAGTCTGGAAGATGGGCTGAGTTAGTATCCATGGATGGAAAAATCACTGTATGGTGAGCGGCAGCACAGGAGGTTTTGCAGAATGATGCCTTCAGGTCAgctccatcaatccatccatgaAAAGGTGTCCAGCCAAAGACAAGTTTCAATTCATTCTGCATTATTCAATTAACTGATCAGAGGTTTCCCTGGCTACGCTTAACAGTCTCCACCTATCACATGATGGCTGGTCCAGATCAGTCCATAGTCCACATCAGCTCACAGTATTTAACTCCTGGCCAACGCCAAAGACCTTTGCAGCTCCTCTAGGTGGTTGTTGGCTTGTGTGACCATCATGCGGATGGCATCCTGAATGAATAATAAGAGGAGAATGTAAAGTAAtggacagagcagaggatgctgggaaaataaatacaatgtcTCTACACATATTTCATCTAAAAGGTCCATACATTTAGTTTGAGAAATAAACTGCAACTCAGTGTTCATATACTAGCTTTTTCCAGGGCTTTCAATCACACATCCTGGTCTTGATTAGTTCTGAGCAAACTCCAACTGCTGAAAAAACAAGTGAGTGGACCCTGATTTTTGACTTCAGTTTCTGAGGTCAGGAATGAAATCGCATGCAATATCATTGACCGCAACAATAAATATGTATCATAATGATGGTTTCATGGTTTTTAAGTCCCAAACTTTATAGAATGTAGAAACAATCAAGACCAACTTTCCAGACTTGAAAGTAAACTAAATGCGTGGGACTCCATTACAAGTGAAGGAGCTTTTTGAATGAGGAGCACAACATCTTCTCGACATTTACAGCACAGTTTAACTTGACACTTAAAGAAGAAGGTTAGGGTAAGTTTATGGTCAGCGCTTCACTCTAGCCAACACACATGGTATAGCAGTTCTAGTTGACCAGGCTACGTAACACATCCAGACCTTCTCTTTACCTGGTCTGTAGCATTCTTATTCCTCTTGAACTCGTCTCTTGCCCAGTCTCTGAGGTACTTCCTGTCTCCCTCATCTGGTACCTGCCGAATGGTCCTCAGCATGTTTCTGTAAATCCCTAAAATCTTCTGTCTCTGTAAAAACTGACACAGAATCAGCAGCAAAGTTAAAAATGAATTCCCTTTATGAATGAGTTAAAATTTGGACCAAGATAATGATTTGATATTACTGATGGTTCCAACAGGCTGACAATGAAGAGAATATTCACATTCAATGCATCCATTGCATGCTGTGCTGACTTGAAGCTCCAAAATAACAACTACCACCAACTCCCTCTCCATCCCACCTACGATAATGTAAAGGTGCCTCATCCCACAGTCAATGGTCTTTAACACAGAAATTAATTAACACACCATTTATCTGTATCATGGGAAAAGACTGCAATTCTTCAAAGTGTTTCATTGAATAAAACCAGCCCTGCTGAAGGTAGTTTCTTAGCAGTGAAGTGACATTCATTCACTGGACTGAACTTCGGAGTAAACTGTATGTGACAGGCTGGTGGGTTAACACTGGTGTAGCCATAGATTAAGACTAAAACCAAGCTGTGTGGAGGAAAATGcttcaaaaaatatttaaaactttTCCTGAAACTAAGACAGATTTACTTAAGTAAGCTTCACATAAACACCACCCTTTATGCAACTGTCATCATGACTCTTTGAACTGATATGAACTTTTACTATCATCcttttgtacgtgtgtgttgtttggtttCATGTCAGTGCAACACACATCTAAGCACCAAGTTACTCTATCACTCAAACAACTTTTCTAACGAATTTTTACATTCATGCttaacacatttaacaaaatTAACGTTTTAGCATCTTTGTACTAATACTCGAAAGGTCTCCGTTTAATTAGCTACTACTTAAACCTGAACTGTAGCGTAGCCTTTGTTTCGCTAACGTTGCTAATTTCGGCATAAATTGAATACAATTCTGAACACACGCGCATAGCTTGCTAACCCTTGTAGACCTTAGCTAACGTCAGCTTAAGTTCAGGtaaaacagcagataaacacacaaaggTGACCAAATAACTGCTAAACTAACTGCTGTTTAGCCCCGTTAATTCACTGGACACCGAACAgagctgcaaaaaaacaaaacacgtcTTCCTTGAACCGTAGAAACGCTTTGGTGTGCCTTCTAAACTGTCGCTCGTACACAGACGTAGCGTTAGCTAACAACCCAACACCGTTAACAACGTACCCCAGGCGTTGCTATATAGTAGTCAGTCAACCTGTCCAGCTTCCTGATATAACGTTAGTTATCCTCCCACTGCTCTACCTTTATTATATGCATTTACCTGTTTTAAAGAAAGCGCTGCATGAGGTAACCTTGTAACTGCCATGTCTGACAACCCAGTTATTACGCACTAGCTACCGGACATATATGTAACGTCACAGACGTAGAACCAAAGAACGCGCAGTGCGT
This region includes:
- the lyrm2 gene encoding LYR motif-containing protein 2; the protein is MAVTRLPHAALSLKQFLQRQKILGIYRNMLRTIRQVPDEGDRKYLRDWARDEFKRNKNATDQDAIRMMVTQANNHLEELQRSLALARS